Genomic segment of Primulina tabacum isolate GXHZ01 chromosome 11, ASM2559414v2, whole genome shotgun sequence:
caaTTTTAGAAAAGATTGATCAAGATGATCTCCAAGACCTTGCAGAATCTTTTATAGATCTCAATGTTATAGATCTAAAGATGAATACAACTGAGGGTGAACAACCCACTATAACATGGTCATCTTCGCAGGAACCACCAAgagaaagtgtgggatctcagtATATAAATATTAGAGAATCAAAACCAGACTTTTATACTAGCAGAGAATGACACCAGCAGGAACAATGTCAAGGAAGAATCAAATTCCTTTGCACCAAACACTCTATGGAATATCTGTTTTAGAACACGCACATCCTTATGAGGTTATGTTTGACCTAGATGTATTAGACTTCAAAAatagagaagatctcatagatgattgaacatctgctatgagaatcgcagcaggtacacttgatctcaatagagaatgattcattaaacttttagaaatgagtcttatgggatccgttaaaattgcttgggacatgactttGGTAGAAACCAAAGAATCAGTCCTAGCCGGATAATCTTTTAGCGAGATAGCGTGAAAAATGACTATCTtttttaaagcacaatttataagGGTGTATTATTTTAACAGTCAAAATACagataagaaaaagaaatataCTTAAGCTCTGTATAGTGTTGAGTTACATGAcatatgtttagtggatgaataaattatgttattcactaaatatagatgaaaTTCAGGGGTCGAAGAAGATATAGCAATTCAACTTTTCTTCGCCAAAATACCAAGTCGTTGGAGAAAAATGCTAATAAGGGAATATGTCACTGACAATCTAGATACATTAGCACAAAGAGCTTATTTTCTCAAAAGAAAATGGGTAGAATGGTGTCATCTGACAGCATTACAAAATAATTACAAACGATTGAGGGGTATTAACAAACGTATTCTTTTgtgttgtaaagaaaatgatcttccaacaataattggaagtaaaccacaaagACATAGGAGGAAaagttttataactcatcttatgccagaagtggaagaagttcttggaaaccaagaacagtTTGGTCTAGATAAAAGGCCAGATCTTACAAATCTGGGCAAATAAatggaccatcaagaagtatGATATCATCTCAAGCATCAAATACATCTCGAAGCACATGAAGAACacctacaaagaaaactttcaacagAGCTTACACTCGAActaatgaaagttttaaggattgtaactgctggacatgtggagcaagaggtcatatctcAACCAATTGTccataaaatgaaaaaaagggtattaaacgcttcgatccAACATCTGATATTGAAGAAACAGTATATTATCAAGATCTTATTCAAGTATATCTATTTGAGGATATTGCCTTAgacgaaagtatatatgaagaagatgAAGTTTTAAGTGAGGAAGGATATAATGGAACAAAATCAGAATCTCATtgaagacgaggtgtttcgacacgaaacacatgaagatttgtctggtttCTTTAGCCAGAAAACAATATCCCATAACATGGTCCAAAAGATTATGAGAGAAAATCATAGTCTTCAGAGGTATCAgggattctctgcaggacatATAGAAACCATAAGGGAAATGTTAATTCAGATGGAACTTACatgaaatagaatggagatgcaacTAATTCTTTCCAAAAAATtgaggaattacaaaaactcaagatagaagtagcacgaACCATGTCATGGATTCATATCGGAGCAATCtagattatgataaaagctacttttaAAGAATGAATAGATTCACCTATTGATATCGCTATATGCGATAAACGAATGTGTaaccttcaagattcagtacttGGAACAATCTCAGGATATCTTTGTGCAGGAAAAATTGTAGAAGTAATTTATCCAAAAATTGTCTACAacctggcagatcgagatttcagccgagTTTGACGTTACATCagaacttcaaagaaaaaaggCTGATGAAAGAGGGTAATAGACCGTATTCTATTACATATCAAATtgcatatgctctatctaatacacaccattcagaattgtttattacaaatgagtttattgaaatatctaagatatttggaaaagtggCTAATGAAATTTATCCAGAGTTGAGTTTCCCTTAATACAGGAAAcatatatccaaatacaagacaaaccgattctacagaggaatcaaagtcttagattgaaattaagaaaaaaatcttTTCAAAGAGATAGAATTACGAGCTATAGGTGGGAAAAAACACCTGTCCAAGAAACCCAAAAGTACTAAAAAGCTTTTCGACAATGGAAAGCTTAGACGTccagaagggtggaaggaaatagaaataatatttgatattacaaacaaaggaatcaatttccttgtaataccACATATTATTTAGAACAACCTATGATATGAACTTACTAAGGAATGATCAATATGAACAAATTGGAGTTCATATAAAAAGAATTCCAAGAAAAGAACcaaatcgactggttcttgtgCTAGAGTTTCTTGAGGAATATAAATCTCGAAAACGTTTAGAATACGAAATTGAGTTTATGGCCGAGGGTAAAATGTGAAAATTCAATGACCACAAgctcattctcgatatacattccagtaggaATGTTATACGAACAGTATAAAacagaatattttgctgcttatattgatgCAGATGATGGAATCTGTAGAGCGAAAAGAAgagtttttccaaataaaatTACGAAACAACTATAGAAAATTATTTATCTCGGCATATTAATTATGTCAAATGCGTTTATCTAATGTGACAACATTCATTTTTCATTTCGCGTCTCAAGATAATCTTCTCTGTTTATGAACATTTGTGATAACACTCgaatatttcttccaaacttTGACTCTAtgtattattttctttttatcgAATTGAAATGTAATTTCGAATTTAAATGTACCAAACTTTGAAATCCTCATCCCGATAATTCCAAAATATTCTCAATAGGGAATGCGATGAAAAAACCCGAATATATATCTCGCACTATAAAATCATCATTACAAAAATGAGTGAATCTAAAAAATCAATTTGAGTACTACAAAATTGCATAAATATGAAATTCAACTCTTTTTATTCGGTTAGTTATCTAACAAGTTGGATAAAATTTTGGGGAGTTGTATATGTGGACTTAAACAATCATCCGTTCTTGaactagcttttggggttgtgTTATGTCAAAATCTCAGTTTTAACAATGCATCAGAGCTCATGTTCTACCATTATATATTGGACTACTCATAGTTGAGTCACACTTTGTCTTGTAAATTTCAATCTTCAGATGTTTATTCTTGGACGTGAGATGGTGTGTTAGTTGTCCGCATCAGTTGgataaaatatctaaaatttGCATATATAACAATCCTCCATTTGAGCTAATTTTTAAGATTGATTTAAATATGAATCTATATATTTTAACACATTGTTTTTTTAATTCGATTTCCGAGAAACACGAGCATCAATTTACAATAAGAAGCTTTagaattatataaaatttgtcGAGAAACCTTCGTGACAATGGTGAGGGCCAAACCCTATCGGTATGTTTGGACAAGTAAAAAATTGGATTTAGATTTGGATTTGGATATGGAATTGGATTTTAAATTCATGAATTTGGATTtcaatttgatttttaataaaatttttaaatgtaaTTTGAAATTTGTTTTAACTATTAAAACtaatttattgtatttttaaaatttattgaattgctaattttttaaaatgaattgtttattaacaatatttatataaatatttctattttttatttaaaaaatatttttgaacatataaaaaatatttttaatcgtgcaattttttaataaatgcaaaaatcatgaaatataaatttatcaaattttgataaataaagttttattattaaaacaacaaattttttaaataaaaatgtcttatttatagaattttttaatataaaatattgaaaattgattttgaaataattttctcaaaaatatataatataaatgttTGTGAattgataatatgtatttatgggtaaataatattttataaattttgagaagaatatttaaaatttatgagtaagttataaaaaatgattagtaaaaaatattttatttctttttatatctcaaatttaattaaatctcATGAAATTTTACCTATTTTTGTAAAGATTCCATCTAATTAAATCAAATCCCATCAAATTCAAGGTTCAAAGTTCAATGTTAAATTAGGtttagttaattaaattatgtttaGCTAGATGAATCCCGGAATTTCAAGAAGGTATGAAGATTAGGTttagttaaattaaattagggTTAGTTAGATGAATCCCGGAATTTCAAGAAGATaggaagaataaatgtattggcTTTCAAGTCTTGAATTTTATACATTTAAAAAAGCAGAGAAATCGAACCACTtttgaaatataataataattgtcaGTGAGCGGTGTTGTGTGATTCCCACAATATTTTCCTTTTCGCATTTCCTCCGCTCCGGGACACCGAGTTTTGGCCTTCAAAATATGTTCTTGCTAGAAAGAATTAGGGTTCAGGGATACGTGGATTAGggtctttttttttaattgggaGGGCTTGATATAAGCGGCAGACGAGGGATGGAGGATGACGAAGAAGCTGCACATGGAGGTGCGGCGGCCGCTGCTCCTGATAATCTTCAGACATCAATCATTGAAAACGAAGAGTTTCAAGAATCCAAGGATACGGAAGTCAGAACGAAgtagagggtggtgaaaatggaGAAGGTAATGTGCAAGGTTCTCCCCAGGTCGCTGAACATGTGAATGGGAATTCTGAAGTTCTGGAAGACGGGGCTGAGGGAAAAGTTCCATTCATCGTAGAAGCAGAACCCGGGAAGCTGGAAGAAGAATCAACGGAGCTGGTTCCGGGGATTTTGTCATCTGCAGAGAATGCATCTGGGGATGAGGAACTGAGCGATGATTTGACTCCAAGAAGAAATCTCAGGGAAGAGGAGGAAACGGAATACGTGAAAGAGGAGGAGGTTCCGACCAAGAACGAGAATGAGGAACTAAATGGTGTATTTTCGAATACAAAGGTGCGGCAGTCGGTGGAGACAGAGTTGTATGAACCCCAACTTAATGGAACATACGAAACTGGACTTGGAACCTCTTCTAAACATTTCCTATTGGATGCGAATGATGTTACAGGGAATGAATCGGGAACAGAAGAGGACCAGGTTGCTTTTATGAAGGAGCTCGAAACTTTCCATAGAGAAAGGTGCTTGGAGTTTAAGCCTCCAAAATTCTATCAAGAGCCATTGAATTGCCTCAAGTAAGTATGCTGTAGTCGTTTTTGCAGCACATGAAGATTTTTAAATATCCAATTTTTTATTACATTCCATTTGAAACAGGTTGTGGAGAGCGGTGATAAGACTCGGTGGCTATGAACAGGTTTTCCTGGGATTGCTTGTTCTTATTGTTTGTTCTATGAAATAATCCTTCACAAAGAGTTGACTTAAATGAAGTTATTTCCTAAGCATGTTCCTTTCTATATCCTCTGTTCGATTATTGGTGTTTGGGAACTTAACAGCAAAACGTTTTAGCGCAAGCTTGAACACGCCCCTGCTTTAACAGCTCCCGACGTCCTCTTAATTTTTTCTTGTCACTTGTCCAGCAGATTTTGTTTCCTTGATATAATGCTTAAGAATGCTAGTACTACGTGGGAATGCCTCAACACCGTCAGCCTAGTTGGGGTCGTGTTTAGGAGAagctttttttatttattctatTTTAGGGTGTTGGTTATGAGACGAGCTATAGTAGTGGGTATTAGCGCATTTTAATGCTTTGATACCACTCCACAGTCAAGGATTCAAGGTTGGTCTATGACCTTGTGTCTCCCTTAGAATTGATATGGTTAAAGCCACCGAACAGAAGGAAACATACATTTTTGTAAGGCAAAAATTTTTACCGGTTCATCTGGACCTTGCTAAAGCTGGTAAACCAAGCTAAGCTATGAGTTCATCGCATATCTCGAAAAAATGAGAGTACCTTTTCATTTATAGCCATGTATTTTCAACTACTAACACACTCTTGTGTCCCTATCTAGTTTGAACTTATGCTTCGAAGAAGAGGGATTGTTTCTTTAAAGAATAATGTTTGCATATACTGTAATAAAAAACAATGTTTATACTATATAGCAAGGTTCTAAAATTCGCTAGGCGCTAGTCGGGCGCTAGACCAGCGCCTAACGCCTAGGCCGCCTAGGCGGGGACTAGGCGCCGCTAATCGGATTCTACGGTTTCAACataataaatcacatactagaactTCAACACAAtaacatcaaatttaaaatgcGTTCAAAATAGTATCAATGACAGCAGATATGAAATTTAGAAACAATGATTCAGAATTGAATAGAATAAGTTATGGTTTAAACTTAGCCTATCCAAAGATAGCATCGGGGGAAGGAAAATACGAGAAAGAAAATACCAATGCTAAATAATTGAATAGAATAATTTAAGGTTTAAACTTAACTTAGCCGAGAAGGGAAAAAATGAGAAGGAAAATACCAATGCTAATAACTTACATGCTTTTCTGCAAATATCAAGGACTTTCACACTCACCTGAAACGAGGAGATTGAGATAACGATAAAACCAGAGGAAGTTGCTTGATAAAACGGTACCAGAATCAGTGATGAAAATTCTTCAAATCTGTTTCATGTACTTGAGGTAGCAAAGGCAGATATATCAAGAAATGCAAGAAaccaaaagaaaaaagaggTAAAAGAAAGACATCGATGTTGCTTCACAAGAAGGGAGATGTAAATATTTCCCATCAGACTTCTCGATTTCTTTGGTGCTGCGTTAGATTTAAGGCAACATCTtttcaacttttaattttttaattgggctttaaaataacaatttttttcaaaacaaatcAGGCCTATTTAAGGGTGTCCAGGCCCGCCTAGGCCCGCCCAGGAGCGCCCAGGCGCCTAGGATGGCCGCCTAGCACCTTATCGGTACCGCCTAGCGCCTAGGGCGCATTTTAGAACAGTgctatataaaattttgaatactTTAACAATAAACTGATATTGAATGTGAATTAATATTCTACAAGGATGACAGAACCAATCTTGAGCCTTCTCCTTGTTTCATTTCTTTGATATTGACGAATCAACCTCTCTATTCTGCTTCCTTAAATAATTGATCCTTCTTCCAAGGATGTTTATAGTTTTCATCTCAATTGATATGCCATTGCAATTGTATTGACAAAGGAATGAATTTATTATGCCCCCCGCAATCTTGACCAACTCGAAGCCTTAAAGCATACCACAGGTGTTCAGTCAAATACAAACCCAATCATATAAGTGATTGGTATCAAGGCAACTTAGTTGCTAAATGTTATACGCATGCATGCTGTAGATTATTTTGAGATTCTGCCCTGTTGATGGACTAAATACAGTTTGAGTCTTTATCCCTCCATTGTCATAAATAAGGAGTGGACCATGTTTCAACTAGATGCAAAGGATGTCTTCTTATTTGATGAGTTGTTGGAAGTGTATATGGATATACTAGAAGCATACATGATATATTGCTCAAGGTAACAAGATGTCGAGATGGTTTACAGACTTAAGAAACATATATCTGTTTGAAATAAAGTTAACCTGATGATGCGTGCTCGATCTTCGAACTGCAATTGATGTTATTCTGTTTTGATTTGTCGTAATTTATATGGGATGCTAATTACTGTAGGTTGATAACCTCATTAACGGTTATGCTTGGTTGTGTATGAAAAACAATCGTATGAAGAATTAGAGGCTTTGATTAAGGGATCATTGATTTATAGCTATATCTATACTACTTTTTTGAATGCCGTGTTGTTCTCTTTAGctttagtaaatatattttgtttAAAGATTAATTGATTAGTACTATGATGCGAACCTTTGTAGCCTTCATCTCGTTTCTCAATTTGTAGGTGACTTCATTGAAGTCGTGGCGTCAAGTTGGAGAATCCTTTAGGCCTCCCAAGTGAGTATAATCCTTTTATTTATATTCTATGATTAAACCCGATTGTTTAGTGTACTTGGGACCACTTATATGCCCATTACTGCACTCCCATGGACCGTGTTATAATCTACACATTTCTGcagtttctttctttctttgaaCTGGACACCTATACTGATCTAAATATTGTTTGCTACTTTAAACAGGACCTGCACCACTGTTTCTTGGACGTTTCGAGGTTTCTATGAGAAGGTTATAATCACAAGTTTCTTTCATGatttatcaacataaagtagtTTTTTTATGTAGTGGGAGTTattctttctttttgttttggCATTGCATGTGTGTCTGTATATAATGGGTTAAGCAGTCCCTTGGAATGGTGTAATGAAGTGTCATTTGTTCTTTTGTTTGTGATGAAAAGGAGCTTCATACGTGTACTCATGTTTGTCGTCGTTTGAGTATTTCTGAAATTGCTATTGCTAGATGTGGACAGAAGATGTGAACCTTCTTTTTTGTCAGTTTTTTCCCTATTCCAAATAACTGAATGACTTCACGAAGTCAATGCAccatttttaaattgttgcttGTAAGAAAATTCTTGCTTGCCTATGTATGATTGTATATGAGTGACTGTGAACAAGTGACCTGTATGATAAGTCTTGCCATCTCTCTACTTGCAAAAACGAGCATTCTAGGAAGCATTAAAGAATGCTAAACATATGTATGGTGGCTTATTAGGGATGATAAGTGTTATTTTTTAACATCTCCAGCAGGTTGAGCTGTAAGCCTAGGTAGTCGTTGAATATTATAGAGGTCTAGGTAGTAGGGCGTTAATGTCTTTTTTTTTGTTCGACCTTTTTTCCTGTATCTGGAAGCAGCCATGTCATGTTCCTCTTCATGCTGCTTCCGAGAAAAAAATTTCTCATCAGAGTTGTTTTTTCTTTTCACAATGATCAGGAAATGGACTCAATAGTGTTTTATGGCTGTTTCGCTGTGACATTTGGTGTGGGCTCCGGCTTGCAataaattcattatattcaacTTGCAGTAGCGGAATCGTGTACAATCCtttaatttataaaagataACAAAAATATGAATTCAGGGGAAGAGTCACAGTCTTGCTAAGTCAACATTTCTATTTTCCCAATTTTCATCATGTAGCTAGAATTACAATAAACAGAAAGAAAATAGAGGTTGAGTCTCAGTGAGCGAATAAATTGGGCATATATATAGTTAACAAATCAAACGATAATATATGAGTGCATAAATTcaatatgagatgacatgtatCAGTGATAACGTATCGTTATGAAAATATCTTGTCAAGTGACATGTACTGACTGTTCAGGACTTTGAAGTGAATAACGTATGCTATAGAGGTGACTGCCACCAACATTCGGTATAACATTTTTCTCCACATACTCAAGTAGAATCCATACAATCATCATTTACGAGCAAAAGTGAACTCACATTTCCGGACCAAAATTACGTTGTTCAGATGAATCATATACCATATTTAAACATGTTGTTCATTGGACTTAGATTTCCGTGTCGAAGCCATGTTGTCCAGTGGACTAGCAATCCGGTACATAAACCGTTGTCCAGGCTCAATTGAATCAGTCATTCAATCAATAGTAGCCGATCGGTAACCagtcaagaacaaataaatcCAGATATTCAAATATGCATATTACAATATGACCAattatttgtgatattcacaaCATGATGCAATATATGAATAAATCAGTACCTTATAAAATTTACTGTAAATTTCAGTCCAAATGTCGAACTGTATCATTGAAGAAACCGGTAGGAAAAATCTCACCTTGATAACTTACTAATTCACCTTAGTTGTCGATCCCAAGCCAAGATAAttcctataaatatcatttgGGAGATTTACAATGGTAGGACCGTAGCAGGTATTGGAAttttttaaaactcatttttgtACGAAAACTTGCACCGAGAAGTTTtggttaaaataaaaattcacaacAATTAAATTACTAGTTCAAAAATCACCAAACTTTCCAGGAAGGCTTCAAAATAGGACAGAAGCGATCAGATGGCATAATAATGGCCATCGGAGTGGCGTGTGTAATTCACGCGCCACCTTGCCGACGCGTGGCCAGGCTCAGCCATCACGTGCGGCCAGAAAGTTTTGTGGGAGCTTGTGTCGACCATACCTTCAACTTTTGTTCGTAAAGTATTTTGAAATTCCAAACTGATCGCGCCCAGATTTCGAAAAACCTAGATGATAATCAAGCTTGTTTTGTCCGTCTAAAAACAGTACTTCCGGTCATCATCGGAACCATCAGCCGGAATATATGTAAactagaaaatatttttcacaagTTTTATGCTGTAACCGAtataaaatctgttcaagaagaATGAGAAATAAGGAGCACAACCTAGTAACCTGGATTGATTTTTCTGGAAAATGTCCGGAAATGTTGTTCTTCACGGTTTCAAtcgattttcgaaattttggttGATGATTTTGATACACCTTCTTCTCAGAAGTGTTTCTTGGTGGAAAAAGGGTGGTGTAAATTTTTGGGGATGATTTACTAATTTTTCCTATTTTCGtcctatttttcaaaatttttgctCCTTACTATTTCTCTCTAAAACCTACGAAATTCAAAGGATTTTTGTGATGAATTACGTAAGATGAAACCTATTTATAATGGAGAATGAAGGGAAGTGAGTCATCTACCTATTGTCAAGTGTTGACTTATCTCGGCTGACACATTTTCCATCAAATTATTGACACATTGTCCATTAAATTAGTGAAACttaattatctatttaattTAGTTATTAATAGACAATTTTGAattagttaatattttattgagttttatttaatttttttatattatatatattgtgtttatttatttacttaagttgtattattatcatattttatatgtttgtagtgtacaatttaaattttatttgtagaataataaaaaaaatttatttgtagAATAATAAGATTAACTTGTTAATATTATTTAGatgcatttttatttatttcattctcTACTCTTTTAGACATGAAGTAGATTAATGTGAAAGACAAATTATTTATATACGTCAAACTTTTGTtagaataaaatttttattgatttatttatttattattattatttatttaaattcattaattaaatttcgaCATTTTTGGGTGTTACATTTGGGATCCAATTCCTGAGTTGTTACTTTAGCAACTTGCTAAGCTTGAAGTTGGTAATGTTTGATTTGCCATGGAAAAAATCTCCTTACAATTTTCTTTATACATCATAAAGTACAATATTCTATGACATTTGGTCGTCGTGCATatcatttatttcattttttctttGAATCTTGATTTTTTGCTGGTACTGTTAGTTTTTACTTATTGGTCACTGCCTGCATCATGGACGATCGTAAACGACAGTTCGATGTGTATCGTGGGTTATCCATGGTCATAGAAAATCTTTTTTTTCTTGCGGAATGTAGAGCTGATAATTTTTCTTGCAGGCGCTGTTGGAGTATGAAAAGTACAAAATGCGTAACGGTGAGCTACCCTTCACTGATGCTACTTTACCGGATCCTGTTTCTGGGAATCAGGTGATTCACTATGTTTTTCCTTATTGCACTTCTGATAACGGTGAAAGTAGCTCAGATTCATATTCTTATGTTGTACTTGTGAGCTACTTACTGGATCCTGTTTCTGCGAATTAGGggattctttattttttttctctttttcgaCTTTTGCTAATTGTGATAGTAGTTCAGACTCCTTTTCATTTATTGTACTTGTGATGCAAGTTGAATTCCATGCTATAACATCTCTTTTCAAAGCAATATTTAACAAGTTTTGTGATATTCCTGGATCGTAATACTTTTAAGATTGAACAGTTTCCGATGCAAAAAACTGTGTTATAAATGTTGGTGATCCAATAATGCAGGTGGATCTTAACCATGCTTCAGGAtcaggtggtggtggtggtagGGCAAGAAGGGATGCTGCTGCTCGTGCTATGCAGGGATGGCATTCCCAGCGCCTTCTTGGCAATGGTGAGGTTGGAGATCCAATCATTAAGGTATAACTCACAGTTAATTTCATTTTTGCCTGTCCTCTCCATCTGTGCCTGGTCACTTAAACAATTAGATTGTATTAATTGGTGGGGACAAATTTAATTAACCACAATTGAGATTTCTATCTTTTGTTTCTCTATTATAGTTCcaatattgaatattttttttgacagGATAAGAACCCAATTACATCGTTGAAGAATGAAAAACACTTGAGAAATATTGGTAAGTCTTGCTACCGTAACTGGACTGCTCGTTTTTtgactttattttcatattttggaTTTTACGTCATTGGTGTTTGTCATTGCCCAAGGTATTCTGAAGCGAAAGGGATCATCTCCTGTTGAGCAAGCAGTCAAAGTTGCACGTTTAGCATCAAAAACACAGTTAAGTTCTTGTAATTTGAAGTCTTATGTGGTTCTGGATATAACTTTTGACACCTTAGACAAATTATATCTTTCTGGTGGTAGAATTGCCTCGGCGATGTTAAAGATTTCAATTTTGGTTCAGGATGATGTAGAACTTATGCAAAATTCTTTTCATCCTGCATTCATCTCTACTTTTGTCGGTGGGGATTGTTCGGCAGgacttttttcttttcttttcggAAGAATATCTCATGTTCTTATCCTGAGGGGTTTAATGTCTCCACCTCTGTCACCCTCTCTTTACCTTTACCACCCAGCCATTAGACCCACCCTATTTCCCCAACTGTCAACTACTTCAAAGTTTGCTCCTAGAACTGGTGCCACCTTTCCTAATCTGTACCACTTTTGCTTGTACCAATCAACAAGACCCCCTTCCCCTAGATTTCCACCACCCACTCATTATCCGTGGCTGCTAAATTATTCATATCCCCTTTCCAACCTTGTCGCATATTGTTTTCACTTATAATAACCGATGATTGGGATGGTCTCAGCCATTCCAATGAATCCAAAGATCAGTATTCCCACAAATATAAGATATTATTGAACTTCCAATTTAACTCAATTGTTTCCCTTCCCTCAATTATTTTCCTACTTAGTAGGTATTTGCTGGAGAATGTCGAGTTGCTCTTTTGTGAAAGGTTGGGGTTCATGGGGCTGATTCTCTGTTACAGCTGCATTTGCTCGTCTTTCTCTAGCCGGTTTCCAGTCAGCGGGTTTCCCATGGATTTTCTAATAGTATCCACTATGTGGTTGGGTTTTCGGCATTTTTCACACCATGGGCGTTCCTGTTTGAATTTCCCGCTGTTGTTAAAGAGTTGTGAAGACTGTGCAGCACCTGAGAGATCATTATGCGGAAATGAGGGCCTGTGCGCAGTAAGTGCTGAAACATCTGTGGTAGAAATATGTTGTTGAGATC
This window contains:
- the LOC142519795 gene encoding AT-rich interactive domain-containing protein 6-like yields the protein KRRVSRIQGYGSQNEVEGGENGEGNVQGSPQVAEHVNGNSEVLEDGAEGKVPFIVEAEPGKLEEESTELVPGILSSAENASGDEELSDDLTPRRNLREEEETEYVKEEEVPTKNENEELNGVFSNTKVRQSVETELYEPQLNGTYETGLGTSSKHFLLDANDVTGNESGTEEDQVAFMKELETFHRERCLEFKPPKFYQEPLNCLKLWRAVIRLGGYEQVTSLKSWRQVGESFRPPKTCTTVSWTFRGFYEKALLEYEKYKMRNGELPFTDATLPDPVSGNQVDLNHASGSGGGGGRARRDAAARAMQGWHSQRLLGNGEVGDPIIKDKNPITSLKNEKHLRNIGILKRKGSSPVEQAVKVARLASKTQREMMVVDVGVSADWVKVNVQRTKDCFEVYALVPGFLREEVRVQSDPAGRLVISGQPEEQDNPWGVTPFKKVVTLPSIIDPHLTSAVVTLHGQLFVRVPFEQSEAWETILS